A stretch of the Candidatus Methylomirabilota bacterium genome encodes the following:
- a CDS encoding extracellular solute-binding protein, translating to MTRLIAAVAALALPLAVPGFVVPARAQAPAGAPPQAQIEGELNLITPISKFIHDASLKAFADYAKEKWNIAVKVNAIPAGTPVAYGRIVEWKGKPEADIFWGGESALFEKLAEQKLLQKVEISRAAWDSIPASIGKPRPIPLKDKDGYWVGTALEPYGLVYHPRRLQRLGVPELKEWDDLLNPKLKGEVAQCAPTRSSSSNATYEVILSMLGEEKGWEWLTRLASQTGHFTARSRDVPTVVAKGEFAAGFAVPSYMAFEEKLAGFDIKYVAPKNAFVTPEPMAILAGARNPKAARAFVEFLLTERGQKVFMERGLFPITPKFKVQGAPGSTAELAVEFTGGVRSYFDRDVSNVYDETVATKRSDALKTRFRSDIEVKWEDLKKK from the coding sequence ATGACGAGACTGATCGCCGCGGTGGCGGCGCTGGCTCTGCCGCTCGCTGTCCCCGGATTCGTTGTGCCGGCCCGGGCCCAGGCGCCCGCGGGGGCGCCCCCCCAGGCTCAGATAGAAGGCGAGCTCAACCTGATCACCCCGATCTCGAAGTTCATCCACGACGCCTCCCTCAAGGCCTTTGCCGACTATGCGAAGGAGAAGTGGAACATCGCGGTGAAGGTGAATGCCATCCCCGCCGGCACCCCCGTCGCGTACGGGCGCATCGTGGAGTGGAAGGGCAAGCCGGAGGCGGACATCTTCTGGGGCGGCGAGTCGGCCCTCTTCGAGAAGCTGGCCGAGCAGAAGCTGCTCCAGAAGGTCGAGATCTCCCGCGCGGCCTGGGATTCCATCCCGGCCTCGATCGGGAAGCCCAGGCCCATTCCTCTCAAGGACAAGGACGGCTACTGGGTGGGCACGGCGCTGGAGCCCTATGGGCTCGTGTACCATCCGCGTCGGCTCCAGCGGCTCGGCGTCCCCGAGCTGAAAGAATGGGACGACCTGCTGAATCCGAAGCTCAAGGGCGAGGTGGCGCAGTGCGCGCCCACGCGCTCGTCTTCCTCGAACGCGACGTACGAGGTCATCCTCTCCATGCTCGGCGAGGAGAAGGGCTGGGAGTGGCTGACACGCTTGGCCTCCCAGACCGGGCACTTCACCGCGCGCAGCCGCGACGTGCCCACCGTGGTCGCCAAGGGCGAGTTCGCCGCGGGCTTCGCGGTGCCCTCGTACATGGCCTTCGAGGAGAAGCTGGCGGGCTTCGACATCAAGTACGTGGCCCCGAAGAACGCCTTCGTCACCCCGGAGCCCATGGCCATCCTGGCCGGCGCCCGCAATCCCAAGGCCGCGCGCGCCTTCGTGGAGTTCCTCCTGACCGAGCGCGGGCAGAAGGTCTTCATGGAGCGCGGCCTCTTTCCCATCACGCCGAAGTTCAAGGTCCAGGGCGCGCCGGGCTCGACGGCGGAGCTGGCCGTGGAGTTCACGGGCGGCGTGCGCTCGTATTTCGATCGCGATGTCTCCAACGTCTACGACGAGACGGTGGCGACCAAGCGCTCCGACGCCCTCAAGACGCGCTTCCGCAGCGACATCGAGGTCAAGTGGGAGGACCTCAAGAAGAAGTAG
- a CDS encoding redox-sensing transcriptional repressor Rex, whose protein sequence is MARRSQFKIPRIPEMTVRRLSVYTRCLLQLEEDGVKTISSQELAERFSLNSAQVRKDLAYFGEFGVRGIGYYVSGLKAELQRILGLDREWKVALVGFGNLGSALFHYKGFARQGFRISAIFDDDPAKSGKSADGVPILPMRDLAREVKGRNLQIAIVAVPAESAQPVTEKLVAAGIKAILNFAPGRIRAPKDVRFKSVDLSIELETLSFYLSQGPKS, encoded by the coding sequence ATGGCTCGACGGTCTCAGTTCAAGATCCCCCGCATCCCGGAGATGACGGTCCGGCGCCTGTCCGTGTACACGCGCTGTCTCCTGCAGCTCGAAGAGGACGGAGTCAAGACCATCTCGTCTCAGGAGCTGGCCGAGCGCTTCAGCCTGAACTCCGCGCAGGTCCGGAAGGACCTCGCCTACTTCGGCGAGTTCGGCGTGCGCGGGATCGGCTACTACGTCTCGGGGCTCAAGGCCGAGCTCCAGCGCATCCTGGGCCTGGACCGCGAGTGGAAGGTGGCCCTGGTCGGCTTCGGCAACCTGGGCTCGGCGCTTTTCCACTACAAGGGCTTTGCCCGCCAGGGCTTCCGCATCTCGGCCATCTTCGACGATGATCCGGCCAAGAGCGGCAAGTCGGCCGACGGCGTGCCCATCCTGCCCATGCGTGACCTCGCCCGCGAGGTCAAGGGCCGCAATCTCCAGATCGCCATCGTGGCCGTGCCCGCCGAGTCGGCGCAGCCGGTGACCGAGAAGCTCGTGGCCGCCGGGATCAAGGCCATCCTCAACTTCGCCCCGGGGCGCATTCGGGCTCCCAAAGACGTACGTTTCAAGAGCGTGGATCTGTCCATCGAGCTCGAGACCCTGAGCTTCTATCTGTCGCAAGGTCCCAAGTCGTAA
- a CDS encoding ATP synthase subunit I, whose product MPDLTTRVTWAGAWTVAALSAGAWWLAGMPAAAGVTGGGVIGIINFRWLARDLRRAVALVADGQAGLARVGRIGLRQLFTFGALGALVAQGWAHPVAVGVGLAALPPVLLAQGLLSAREDG is encoded by the coding sequence ATGCCTGATCTCACCACTCGCGTGACCTGGGCGGGCGCCTGGACGGTGGCGGCCCTGAGCGCCGGCGCCTGGTGGCTGGCCGGCATGCCGGCGGCGGCCGGCGTGACGGGAGGCGGCGTCATCGGCATCATCAATTTTCGCTGGCTCGCCCGCGATCTTCGGCGGGCCGTGGCCCTGGTCGCCGACGGGCAGGCTGGTCTGGCCCGGGTCGGCCGCATCGGCCTGCGCCAGCTCTTCACCTTCGGCGCCCTGGGTGCCCTCGTGGCGCAGGGCTGGGCTCATCCCGTCGCCGTGGGTGTCGGGTTGGCCGCCCTGCCCCCCGTGCTGCTGGCCCAGGGACTGCTGAGCGCCCGCGAGGACGGCTAG
- the mfd gene encoding transcription-repair coupling factor → MSLTASESTLFRWAALGELSTALAQGVVRLEAQGLWGSSRALVVAALVRDTGRPLLYLSPGTAERHRAAEDVRFFRDTLDSSSVPVLEFPPAEPSAWHGRHRDHVAERALVCHALVTGGAAVVVTTPAALGAPILSPETFRARTFTLTVGATFERDRLLRALETGGYERVDTVVEVGQWSLRGGIVDIFSPAHERPARAEFFGDEIESLRLFDPTTQRSVETLGEVTVLPLAGADHTLPAWLPSETLIVLDDPALLEAPPEDAPSAVPLAQALAGFSRLELPLLQRGAGLVPRVAMGTRSVGGFQGRFKDLAAEIRSWRAEGFAVRLVVDDEAQAARCRGILQEHDLEPWPGATLWSGEGLGVITGDVAGGFHLPALGLVLLAEEDIFGARRRRLRRPVFQRGAAIAAFTDLNPGDLVVHEAHGIGRYHGLRTMSVDGRDADFLLLEYAEGGRLYLPVERLDLISKYMGAPSVAARLDRMGGGAWQRVKESVRAAVRQMAEQLLRLYAARSVAERRIFSGDTPWQREFEAAFRFEETRDQLRAIEDTKRDMEGPRPMDRLVAGDVGYGKTEVALRAAFKAVADGRQVAVLVPTTVLAQQHFHTFSDRFSPFPTRVELLSRFRSPREQKAVVAGLKTGAVDVVIGTHRLLSKDVAFRDLGLLVVDEEHRFGVTHKERIKQLRTSVDVLTLTATPIPRTLYMSLAGARDLSVIETPPLDRLPVETIVTGFDRKVIKEAIERELQRGGQVFFVHNRIQSLPSMTTFVRQLCPQARVVMGHGQMGERELEAVMVKFVDGEADVLVSTAIVESGLDIPASNTIIINRADRFGLAQLYQLRGRVGRERQQAFAYLLVPAAGSLDETAQRRLRVIEEMTELGAGFQLAMRDLEIRGAGNLLGAEQHGHIAAVGFDLYTKLLAEAVRELKGEPAPASVDPVITVEVEALLPDGYVPEVNQRLAIYQRLADVEGDDEIAQLRAELADRFGPPPPAVVALLDVVGLRVLSRRFGVERLEAGGGRALLTFAPSTPVAPERILTVLERRGSGVTMRKEFMLEAVVPPGPWDAVRDALRSLLESLA, encoded by the coding sequence ATGAGCCTGACCGCGTCGGAGTCGACACTGTTCCGGTGGGCCGCGCTTGGAGAGCTCTCCACGGCCCTCGCCCAGGGAGTAGTCCGTCTCGAGGCCCAGGGTCTGTGGGGGTCCTCCCGCGCCCTCGTGGTCGCGGCCCTCGTGCGCGACACGGGGCGACCCCTTCTGTACCTCTCGCCGGGCACCGCCGAGCGTCACCGCGCCGCCGAGGACGTCCGCTTCTTCCGGGACACGCTCGACTCCTCGAGCGTCCCCGTTCTGGAGTTTCCGCCGGCCGAGCCCAGCGCCTGGCATGGCCGCCATCGCGACCATGTCGCCGAGCGCGCTCTGGTCTGCCACGCGCTCGTGACCGGGGGCGCCGCCGTGGTAGTCACCACTCCGGCCGCCCTCGGAGCACCGATTCTTTCCCCGGAGACTTTCCGCGCCCGGACTTTCACGCTGACCGTGGGGGCGACCTTCGAGCGCGACCGCCTTCTCCGCGCGCTCGAGACGGGCGGCTATGAGCGCGTGGACACCGTGGTCGAGGTTGGACAGTGGAGCCTCCGGGGCGGGATCGTCGACATCTTCTCGCCCGCCCATGAGCGGCCCGCGCGCGCCGAATTCTTCGGCGACGAGATCGAATCGCTGCGGCTCTTCGATCCGACGACGCAGCGGTCCGTGGAGACGCTCGGCGAGGTGACGGTGCTGCCCCTGGCGGGGGCCGATCACACCCTGCCGGCCTGGCTGCCGAGCGAGACCCTCATCGTCCTCGACGACCCCGCGCTCCTCGAGGCTCCGCCCGAGGACGCGCCTTCGGCCGTGCCCCTGGCCCAGGCACTCGCCGGCTTCTCGCGGTTGGAGCTACCGCTGCTTCAGCGGGGCGCGGGACTGGTGCCGCGGGTGGCCATGGGCACTCGCTCGGTCGGCGGCTTCCAGGGCCGCTTCAAAGACCTCGCGGCCGAGATCCGGAGCTGGCGCGCCGAGGGATTCGCCGTGCGCCTGGTCGTGGACGACGAGGCCCAGGCGGCGCGCTGTCGCGGCATCCTCCAGGAGCACGATCTCGAGCCGTGGCCCGGCGCCACCCTCTGGAGCGGCGAGGGCCTCGGCGTCATCACGGGCGACGTCGCGGGGGGCTTCCATCTGCCCGCGCTCGGGCTCGTGCTTCTCGCCGAGGAAGACATCTTCGGCGCGCGCCGGCGCCGGCTGCGCCGTCCGGTCTTCCAGCGCGGGGCGGCCATCGCCGCCTTCACCGACCTCAACCCGGGCGATCTGGTGGTCCACGAGGCCCACGGCATCGGCCGCTACCACGGCCTGCGCACCATGTCCGTGGACGGCCGTGACGCGGATTTTCTTCTCCTCGAGTACGCCGAGGGCGGTCGCCTCTATCTTCCCGTCGAGCGCCTCGACCTCATCTCCAAGTACATGGGCGCGCCATCGGTGGCCGCGCGGCTCGACCGCATGGGCGGCGGGGCCTGGCAGCGCGTCAAGGAGTCCGTGCGGGCCGCCGTGCGCCAGATGGCCGAGCAGCTCCTCCGCCTCTACGCCGCGCGCTCCGTGGCCGAGCGGCGGATCTTCTCGGGAGACACGCCCTGGCAGCGGGAGTTCGAGGCGGCCTTCCGATTCGAGGAGACGCGCGATCAGCTGCGGGCCATCGAGGACACCAAGCGGGACATGGAAGGCCCGCGTCCCATGGACCGCCTGGTGGCGGGAGATGTCGGCTACGGAAAGACGGAAGTGGCCCTGCGCGCGGCCTTCAAGGCGGTGGCGGACGGACGGCAGGTCGCCGTCCTCGTGCCGACCACGGTGCTGGCCCAGCAGCACTTCCACACCTTCAGCGATCGCTTCTCGCCCTTCCCGACCCGCGTGGAGCTGCTCTCCCGCTTCCGCAGCCCCAGGGAGCAGAAGGCGGTGGTGGCGGGGCTCAAGACGGGCGCCGTGGACGTCGTCATCGGGACGCATCGGCTTCTGTCCAAGGACGTGGCCTTCCGCGACCTCGGCCTCCTCGTGGTGGACGAGGAGCATCGCTTCGGGGTCACCCACAAGGAGCGGATCAAGCAGCTCCGGACCTCGGTGGACGTGCTGACCCTGACCGCCACCCCCATCCCGCGCACCCTGTACATGTCGCTGGCCGGAGCGCGCGATCTCTCGGTGATCGAGACCCCGCCGCTCGACCGGCTGCCCGTGGAAACGATCGTGACCGGTTTCGATCGGAAGGTCATCAAGGAGGCCATCGAGCGCGAGCTGCAGCGCGGGGGCCAGGTCTTCTTCGTTCACAACCGGATCCAGTCGCTGCCGTCCATGACCACCTTCGTGCGCCAGCTCTGCCCGCAGGCGAGGGTGGTCATGGGCCACGGTCAGATGGGAGAGCGCGAGCTCGAGGCGGTCATGGTCAAGTTCGTCGACGGTGAGGCCGACGTGCTCGTCTCCACCGCCATCGTCGAGTCGGGGCTCGATATCCCGGCCTCCAACACCATCATCATCAATCGCGCCGACCGCTTCGGTCTCGCTCAGCTCTACCAGTTGCGGGGCCGCGTGGGGCGAGAGCGCCAGCAGGCCTTTGCCTATCTCCTCGTGCCCGCCGCGGGCAGCCTGGACGAGACCGCGCAGCGGCGCCTGCGCGTGATCGAGGAGATGACGGAGCTCGGAGCGGGCTTCCAGCTCGCCATGCGCGATCTCGAGATCCGCGGCGCCGGCAATCTGCTCGGCGCCGAGCAGCACGGACACATCGCGGCCGTGGGGTTCGATCTTTACACCAAGCTCCTGGCCGAAGCCGTGAGAGAATTGAAAGGCGAGCCGGCCCCCGCCTCGGTAGACCCGGTGATCACGGTGGAGGTGGAGGCGCTGCTGCCCGACGGCTACGTTCCCGAAGTCAACCAGCGGCTCGCCATCTACCAGCGACTTGCGGACGTGGAAGGCGATGACGAGATCGCCCAGTTGCGGGCCGAGCTCGCGGACCGCTTCGGCCCGCCGCCTCCCGCCGTGGTCGCGCTACTCGACGTGGTTGGGTTGCGGGTGCTCAGCCGGCGGTTCGGCGTCGAGCGCCTCGAAGCCGGTGGCGGCCGGGCGCTCCTGACCTTCGCCCCGTCGACTCCCGTCGCTCCGGAGCGTATCCTGACCGTGCTCGAGCGACGCGGCAGCGGAGTGACCATGCGGAAGGAGTTCATGCTCGAGGCGGTCGTTCCCCCGGGCCCCTGGGACGCCGTACGGGATGCTCTGCGCTCGCTGCTGGAGTCTCTCGCGTGA
- the atpB gene encoding F0F1 ATP synthase subunit A, with the protein MELIEHPPILRVPHIPDQVLYMWIVMAVLVVVAVVATRRLQLVPSGTQNVMEVILEQFVKELDETIGHDGRRYLPLIATLGLFILTSNLMGLVPGLVAPTANLNTTAACALIVFFTYHWIGARKQGVIPYLKHFAGPVPTLLKPLMFVIEIISHCARPLSLSLRLFGNMMAGHILLAIFFFMMGLDGMLGWALSGSLGGILIGAPATLIMIVFVVGFLLPLKILVALIQTFIFCKLAMLYIAAAVEEAEHH; encoded by the coding sequence ATGGAGCTCATCGAGCATCCGCCCATCCTTCGCGTCCCGCACATTCCGGACCAGGTCCTCTACATGTGGATCGTCATGGCGGTGCTGGTCGTGGTGGCGGTGGTAGCCACGCGCCGTCTCCAGCTGGTGCCGAGCGGCACGCAGAACGTGATGGAGGTCATCCTCGAGCAGTTCGTCAAGGAGCTGGACGAGACGATCGGGCATGATGGCCGGCGCTATCTGCCCCTCATCGCCACCCTGGGTCTGTTCATCCTGACCTCGAACCTGATGGGGCTGGTGCCGGGGCTGGTCGCGCCCACCGCCAATCTCAATACCACCGCGGCCTGCGCGCTCATCGTGTTCTTCACCTATCACTGGATCGGCGCGAGGAAGCAGGGGGTCATCCCGTACCTCAAGCACTTCGCGGGCCCCGTGCCCACCTTGCTCAAGCCGCTGATGTTCGTCATCGAGATCATCAGCCACTGCGCGCGGCCGCTGTCGCTGTCCCTTCGCCTCTTCGGCAACATGATGGCGGGCCACATCCTTCTCGCGATCTTCTTCTTCATGATGGGCCTGGACGGGATGCTTGGCTGGGCCCTGTCCGGCTCCCTGGGGGGGATCCTGATCGGAGCGCCGGCCACCCTGATCATGATCGTCTTCGTGGTCGGCTTCCTGCTCCCCCTCAAGATCCTGGTGGCCCTGATCCAGACCTTCATCTTCTGCAAGCTGGCCATGCTCTACATCGCCGCGGCCGTCGAGGAAGCCGAACACCACTAG
- a CDS encoding ATP synthase F0 subunit C, which translates to MRRTVTLTLMALLAAPGMAWAAEAGAGDLPKAFAVLAAGIGFGLAAGLCGLAQGRTAGSAVDAMARQPGAIVRIQTAMLLGLAFIESLVLFVFVIAVILLFVKS; encoded by the coding sequence GTGCGACGCACTGTCACTCTGACTCTGATGGCGCTTCTCGCCGCGCCCGGGATGGCCTGGGCGGCCGAGGCCGGCGCCGGCGACCTCCCGAAGGCCTTCGCCGTCCTGGCCGCGGGCATCGGCTTCGGCCTGGCCGCCGGCCTCTGCGGCCTGGCCCAGGGCCGCACCGCGGGCTCGGCCGTCGACGCCATGGCGCGTCAGCCCGGTGCCATCGTGCGCATCCAGACCGCCATGCTGCTCGGCCTGGCCTTCATCGAGTCGCTGGTCCTGTTCGTGTTCGTCATCGCGGTCATCTTGCTGTTCGTGAAGTCGTAA
- a CDS encoding AtpZ/AtpI family protein: protein MAPGSDRPPRGQAAQLVNLGTMLFACVAVGLGVGYFADRWLGTQPWLVLIGLGFGIAAAGVNFYRTIKKLSRMDDSGDNA, encoded by the coding sequence ATGGCTCCGGGAAGTGACCGGCCGCCACGTGGCCAAGCCGCGCAGCTCGTCAATCTCGGGACCATGCTGTTCGCGTGTGTCGCCGTGGGGCTCGGCGTCGGATACTTCGCGGACCGGTGGCTGGGGACGCAGCCATGGCTCGTGTTGATCGGGCTGGGTTTCGGCATCGCGGCAGCGGGTGTGAACTTCTATCGCACGATCAAGAAGCTGAGCCGAATGGATGACTCCGGGGACAATGCCTGA
- a CDS encoding ABC transporter ATP-binding protein, whose protein sequence is MDIRISEVVKRFGAVTAVDRADLTVRDGELFTLLGPSGCGKTTLLRLLAGFYQPDAGEIRFGDRVVSGLAPYERNIGMVFQNYALWPHMTVAGNVAYGLKLRKLSRAEVERRLREGLAKVNLAGFEARYPGQLSGGQQQRVALARALVLNPDILLLDEPLSNLDAKIRVQVRAEIRRLQQELRITTIYVTHDQEEALSLSDRVAVMRDGRVLQVGAPKELYERPRTRFVADFVGTNNLVPGRVSARAPGQLMVETPLGPLRAIEEAVVGERCVLAIRPENVALDSGPSPAGNVVRGRVAFVSYLGSTVRYDVETAGGQVIRADVRDAWHHEPLPIGREVAVSFPASVTLALADDVETAGV, encoded by the coding sequence GTGGACATTCGCATCAGCGAGGTCGTCAAGCGGTTCGGCGCCGTCACCGCGGTGGACCGGGCGGATCTCACCGTGCGTGACGGCGAGCTCTTCACGCTCCTGGGCCCGTCGGGCTGCGGCAAGACGACCTTGCTGCGGCTCCTCGCCGGCTTCTACCAGCCCGACGCCGGGGAGATCCGCTTCGGGGACCGGGTGGTCAGCGGCCTCGCCCCCTACGAGCGGAATATCGGCATGGTGTTCCAGAACTACGCGCTCTGGCCCCACATGACGGTGGCGGGCAATGTCGCGTACGGGCTCAAGCTGAGAAAGCTCAGCCGAGCAGAAGTGGAGCGCCGCCTGCGCGAGGGCCTCGCCAAGGTCAATCTCGCGGGCTTCGAGGCTCGCTACCCCGGCCAGCTCTCGGGCGGGCAGCAGCAGCGGGTGGCCCTGGCCCGCGCCCTCGTGCTGAACCCCGACATCCTGCTCCTCGACGAGCCGCTCTCGAACCTCGACGCCAAGATCCGGGTCCAGGTGCGCGCGGAGATCCGGAGACTCCAGCAGGAGCTGCGCATCACGACCATCTACGTCACCCACGACCAGGAAGAAGCCCTCTCGCTGTCCGACCGCGTGGCCGTCATGAGAGACGGTCGCGTGCTGCAGGTGGGGGCGCCCAAGGAGCTCTACGAGCGGCCGCGGACACGCTTCGTCGCAGACTTCGTGGGCACCAACAACCTCGTCCCCGGCCGGGTGAGTGCGCGCGCGCCCGGGCAACTCATGGTCGAGACCCCGCTGGGCCCGTTGCGGGCCATCGAGGAGGCCGTGGTCGGCGAGCGCTGCGTGCTCGCCATCCGCCCGGAGAACGTCGCCCTGGACTCCGGGCCGTCGCCGGCCGGCAACGTGGTGCGCGGCCGCGTGGCCTTCGTTTCCTATCTCGGGAGCACGGTGCGCTACGATGTCGAGACGGCCGGCGGTCAGGTCATCCGGGCCGACGTGCGCGACGCCTGGCACCACGAGCCGCTCCCCATCGGCCGGGAGGTCGCCGTCAGCTTTCCCGCCTCGGTGACCCTGGCCCTGGCCGATGATGTCGAGACGGCAGGTGTCTAG
- a CDS encoding iron ABC transporter permease — translation MSRRRALPALGIGLLWLFLVLFLVYPLLRIFYDAVTDEAGRLTLANFTAFFTDAFYLRALWKSLALGVATVAASSVIGIAVAFLLVRFDFPARALFGYLTMIPIISPPLVGTLGFTFILGRAGSVNVLLQDVFDLLKPINFLYGLHGVVLVETLHLFPMITLNVVDALGKIDPSLEEAAESMGARGWRKFWTVTLPLMTPGYVAGALLVFIWTFSDFATPLILGVQDLLAPQAYLNIVQFVDRRIFRMGIVISALMVILAVVFLMVARRWVGLKDYASLSYATVERRRLTPWKRAGAVGFLSALMLLSFIPYVGVALASFSKGWSLTPLPLSYTLQHYERVIVETPKYILNSFLYSGLAVALCIAVGVPIAWVLARSRLPGRGALDSINTLILAVPGTAIGIAYIRAFHFDLPGFDRGLTSFWIVMPLVLAVRRLPYTVRAAHSSLLLVHRSMEEAAQNVGATGLRTIRDISLPLIWKGIVVGSLFSFMTSLQEASAVLFLALGGWEMITNGIFTFYIAGSSSEAAALGAILIAVAALSVLVINRLAAGRMGGVFG, via the coding sequence GTGTCTAGACGGCGGGCGCTGCCCGCGCTCGGCATCGGGCTCCTCTGGCTCTTCCTCGTCCTCTTCCTCGTTTACCCGCTCCTCCGGATCTTCTACGACGCGGTCACCGACGAGGCGGGCCGGCTCACCCTCGCGAACTTCACGGCCTTCTTCACCGACGCCTTCTACCTGCGGGCCCTCTGGAAGTCTCTGGCCCTGGGCGTGGCGACCGTGGCCGCCTCCTCCGTGATCGGCATCGCCGTGGCCTTCCTGCTCGTGCGCTTCGACTTTCCCGCGCGCGCGCTCTTCGGCTACCTGACCATGATCCCCATCATCTCGCCGCCCCTCGTGGGCACCCTCGGCTTCACTTTCATCCTTGGCCGGGCCGGCTCCGTCAACGTGCTGCTCCAGGACGTCTTCGATCTCCTCAAGCCCATCAACTTCCTCTACGGCCTCCACGGGGTCGTGCTCGTGGAGACGCTCCACCTCTTTCCCATGATCACCCTCAACGTGGTGGACGCCCTCGGCAAGATCGACCCCTCGCTCGAGGAGGCGGCGGAGAGCATGGGCGCGCGGGGATGGAGAAAGTTCTGGACGGTGACCCTGCCCCTCATGACGCCCGGCTATGTCGCGGGGGCCCTCCTGGTCTTCATCTGGACTTTCTCGGATTTCGCCACCCCGCTCATCCTGGGCGTCCAGGATTTGCTGGCGCCCCAGGCCTATCTCAACATCGTGCAGTTCGTGGATCGCCGCATCTTCCGCATGGGGATCGTGATCTCGGCCTTGATGGTGATCCTGGCCGTGGTCTTCCTCATGGTCGCCCGTCGCTGGGTGGGCCTCAAGGACTACGCCTCGCTGTCCTACGCGACCGTGGAGCGCCGCCGCTTGACCCCGTGGAAGCGGGCGGGGGCCGTCGGGTTCCTCTCCGCCCTCATGCTGCTCTCGTTCATTCCGTACGTGGGAGTGGCCCTTGCCTCGTTCAGCAAGGGCTGGTCCCTGACCCCGCTGCCGCTCTCCTACACGCTCCAGCACTACGAGCGGGTGATCGTCGAGACCCCGAAGTACATCCTCAACAGCTTTCTGTACTCGGGGCTGGCCGTGGCCCTCTGCATCGCCGTGGGCGTGCCCATCGCCTGGGTGCTCGCGCGATCCCGGCTGCCGGGGCGCGGAGCCCTCGACTCGATCAATACGCTCATCCTGGCCGTGCCCGGCACGGCCATCGGCATCGCCTACATCCGCGCCTTCCACTTCGACCTGCCCGGCTTCGATCGCGGCCTGACCTCCTTCTGGATCGTCATGCCGCTCGTGCTGGCCGTGCGACGCCTGCCCTACACGGTGCGGGCGGCCCACTCCTCTCTCCTGCTCGTCCATCGCTCCATGGAAGAGGCCGCCCAGAACGTGGGGGCCACCGGGCTGCGGACCATCCGCGACATCAGCCTGCCCCTGATCTGGAAGGGCATCGTCGTGGGCAGCCTCTTCTCCTTCATGACCTCGCTCCAGGAGGCCTCCGCCGTGCTCTTCCTGGCGCTCGGCGGCTGGGAGATGATCACGAACGGAATCTTCACCTTCTACATCGCGGGCAGCTCGAGCGAGGCGGCCGCGCTGGGCGCCATTCTCATCGCCGTGGCCGCCCTGAGCGTCCTCGTCATCAACAGACTTGCCGCGGGCCGGATGGGCGGCGTCTTCGGCTAG